The Longimicrobium sp. nucleotide sequence CGGCGCCCGGCACCGAGGCCGCGGACGCCCTGCCGGAGTCGGTGATGCCACAGCCGCAGCCTGGCGGGGCGCCCACGCCCATCGTCCGCTCCGAGGCCGACCGCCCCTCGCGCGCTTCGCCGGCCGGGCAGCGGTACTCGGACTGCGTGGCCCAGGCGCGCTCCAAGTCCGACGCCGAGCGCGAGATGATGATGGAGACCTGCAGCCGCCTGCCGGACGCTCCCAGGCGGCAGTAGATGCTCTCCGCACCGGCGCGCGCCGCGGCGGACGCGTACTGGGCGCGCGTCTTCGGGTGCGCGCCCGAGCGGCTCCGCCCGGCCGAGCCGCTCGTCCTCCCGCACTCCCCGGAGCTGGCCGACTTCGCCGGCGCCTACCTCCACTCATTCGGCGCGGCACCGATCGTCTCCCTCCCTCGCTCGCTGGTCGATTCGCACGGGGAGCCGGCGGCCGCCGCGGCGCGGGACGGCCTGGGCGACGAGGCCCGCTGGCGCGCCGTCTTCGGAGCTCGCGTCGAGGCCGTCGTCGGCCCGGCGGCGATCCGCTACGCCGATGCCGGGACGCTCCGGCCTCTCCCGCCCGATCCCGGCACCCGTCTCCTGGCGCCCGACGACGCCGACGCCCTCGACGTGCTCCGCCGCGCCTGCATGCCGGAGGAGTGGGAGCACGGCGGGAGCGAGTTGAGTGACGGTCCGGTGGCGGGGGTGTTCGCGGACGGCGTGCTGGCCGCCGCCGCCGGCTACGAGGTGTGGGGCGAGACCATCGCGCACATCGCCGTCGTGACCCATCCCGCCTTCCGCGGGCGCGGCCTCGGCGCGGCGGCGGTGAGCCGGATCGCCGCCGAGGCGGTGGAGCGCGGGCTGCTGGCGCAGTACCGCACGCTCGAGGCGAACGCGCCCTCGCTCGCCATCGCGGACCGGCTCGGCTTCCAGCCGTACGCGCGCAGCCTGGCCGTCCGGCTGGCGCTCTGATACCAGGTTCCGCGTTCGAGATGTCATCCTGAGGGCAGATGTTCTTGCTGCAACCGGACAAGGCGGCTGGATCACCTCTTGACGTGGAAGGACTCGACCTCGGGCTGACTAAGGAAGAGATCGTCGCGTTCGTGCGCGAGGGCCGGCGCGAGCCCTGACGGACATCCCCCGAACGGTTCTTGCAGGGCGGGGCTCGGACCCGCGCGGGCGCGGCTTGCCGCGCCCGTTATATTTGCCGGATTCGCCGCCAGTCCATCACCGCCCGGCCGCTCGCCGAGAGCAGCCGGAGACGTTTTCGTTCAGCCGAACCGATGCGGGAATACCCGGAGCTTCCGAAGACCACGGGCGAGCTGGAAGAGGAGGTGCTCGCCCGCTGGCAGGCCGAGAACACCTTCCGCCGCAGCCTGGAGAAGACCGCGGACGGCGAGACGTTCGTGTTCTACGAGGGTCCGCCCACCGCCAACGGCCGCCCCGGCATCCACCACGTCCTGAGCCGCACGCTCAAGGACGCGGTCGCGCGC carries:
- a CDS encoding GNAT family N-acetyltransferase, with the protein product MLSAPARAAADAYWARVFGCAPERLRPAEPLVLPHSPELADFAGAYLHSFGAAPIVSLPRSLVDSHGEPAAAAARDGLGDEARWRAVFGARVEAVVGPAAIRYADAGTLRPLPPDPGTRLLAPDDADALDVLRRACMPEEWEHGGSELSDGPVAGVFADGVLAAAAGYEVWGETIAHIAVVTHPAFRGRGLGAAAVSRIAAEAVERGLLAQYRTLEANAPSLAIADRLGFQPYARSLAVRLAL